The Cucumis melo cultivar AY chromosome 6, USDA_Cmelo_AY_1.0, whole genome shotgun sequence genome includes a region encoding these proteins:
- the LOC103501587 gene encoding pre-mRNA-splicing factor ATP-dependent RNA helicase DEAH10 isoform X1 — protein sequence MERQGLNVKVSNNDCKSENISRKRKLAEHRKSLPVASVENLLIQEVLRNDTLIIVGETGSGKTTQIPQFLFNAGFCRDGKAIGVTQPRRVAAVTVAKRVAEECGVEVGQKVGYSIRFEDVTSSSTRIKYMTDGLLLREALLDPYLSRYSVIIVDEAHERTVHTDVLLGFLKKVQKTRSRSLNDSFNTENVNTNGLVLKKGNNGKYVSSLRQHRGRKLPPLKLIIMSASLDARLFSEYFGGARAFRIPGRQYPVAISYTRKHVLDYSETTLITIFQIHLEESPGDILAFLTGQEEIESIENLAKETIQKLPESKRNLVVIPIYSALPSEQQLRVFAPTPPGVRKVILATNIAETSVTIPGIKYVIDPGFVKARTYDPNKGMESLIVFPTSKAQALQRSGRAGREGPGKCFRQYPEDMFYKLEDSTKPEIKRCNLSNVILQLTALGVDNVAEFDFLEAPPRQAIFKSLEQLILLGAIANDGKLSDPVGHQMARIPLDPIYSKALIVASQSNCLEEMLITVSMLSVESIFYHPREKQEEARAKMKCFSSPEGDHLTLINVYRSAVDFLNKKKLELNKDKLEKSLRKWCKENFINSRSLRHARDIHSQIRGHVERMGLPLNSCGDDMLQFCRCLAGSFFLNVATKQPDGTYRDFASGEVVQIHPSSVLFRKKPDCVIFNEFVQTNNKYIRNITKIDRLWLLELAPHYHALKS from the exons ATGGAAAGACAGGGACTCAATGTCAAGGTCTCAAATAACGATTGCAAGAGTGAAAATATCTCCAG GAAGCGAAAACTTGCTGAACATAGAAAGTCACTTCCAGTAGCTTCCG TTGAAAATCTGCTCATACAAGAGGTGCTTAGAAACGATACATTGATTATCGTTGGTGAAACTGGGAGTGGAAAAACGACGC AAATACCACAATTCCTGTTTAATGCTGGATTTTGTCGAGATGGCAAAGCTATAGGGGTGACCCAACCTCGGCGTGTTGCTGCTGTCACTGTGGCCAAAAGAGTTGCTGAGGAATGTGGTGTTGAAGTGGGGCAAAAGGTTGGGTATTCTATTAGATTTGAGGATGTAACTTCTAGTTCCACAAGAATCAAGTACATGACAGATGGTCTACTGCTAAG GGAGGCATTATTGGACCCTTATCTTTCAAGATATTCAGTTATCATTGTTGATGAAGCTCATGAGAGAACGGTTCATACTGATGTATTGCTAGGATTTTTGAAAAAAGTGCAGAAAACAAGATCTAGGTCTTTGAATGACTCTTTTAATACAGAGAACGTGAATACTAATGGCCTAGTATTAAAAAAGGGAAATAATGGCAAATATGTAAGTTCCCTCAGGCAACATCGAGGAAGGAAACTGCCTCCATTGAAGTTAATTATCATGTCTGCCAGCTTAGATGCACGACTTTTTTCTGAGTACTTTGGTGGTGCAAGGGCTTTTCGTATCCCAGGCCGTCAATACCCAGTAGCTATATCTTATACTCGTAAGCATGTATTAGATTATTCGGAGACCACTCTTATTACTATATTTCAG ATTCATTTGGAGGAGAGTCCTGGTGACATACTTGCCTTTTTGACTGGGCAAGAGGAGATAGAATCTATTGAAAATCTTGCTAAGGAGACAATTCAAAAGTTACCTGAAAGCAAACGGAATTTAGTAGTTATACCGATATATTCGGCACTTCCATCGGAGCAACAATTGCGAGTTTTTGCCCCAACTCCACCTGGAGTTCGTAAG GTGATATTAGCGACAAATATTGCTGAGACATCTGTGACAATACCTGGAATCAAGTATGTTATTGATCCTGGATTTGTAAAAGCCCGCACTTATGATCCAAATAAAGGGATGGAGTCGTTGATTGTTTTTCCAACCTCAAAAGCACAAGCACTACAAAGGAG TGGGCGTGCAGGCCGTGAAGGACCTGGAAAATGCTTCCGTCAATATCCTGAGGATATGTTTTATAAACTTGAGGATTCAACAAAGCCGGAGATCAAGAGATGCAACCTTTCTAATGTCATTTTACAGTTGACGGCTTTAGGTGTTGATAATGTCGCGGAATTTGATTTCTTGGAAGCACCACCAAG GCAAGCTATTTTCAAGTCGTTGGAGCAGTTGATTCTGCTTGGGGCTATTGCCAATGACGGCAAACTATCTGATCCAGTAGGACATCAGATGGCTCGTATTCCGTTAGATCCAATATACTCTAAAGCTCTGATTGTTGCCAGTCAGTCCAACTGTTTGGAAGAAATGCTGATAACTGTGTCAATGCTGTCAGTGGAATCCATTTTTTACCATCCTCGTGAAAAGCAAGAAGAG GCAAGAGCTAAAATGAAATGTTTTTCAAGTCCAGAAGGTGATCATCTCACTCTAATCAATGTTTATCGATCTGCTGTGGATTTTTTGAATAAGAAAAAGTTGGAACTTAACAAAGACAAATTGGAGAAAAGCTTGAGAAAGTGGTGCAAAGAAAATTTTATCAATAGTAGATCTTTGAGACACGCACGTGACATTCACAG TCAaattagaggacatgttgaacGAATGGGCCTTCCCCTCAACTCTTGTGGAGATGACATGCTTCAGTTTTGTAGATGCCTTGCTGGTTCCTTTTTTCTCAACGTTGCCACAAAGCAGCCTGATGGAACATACAG GGATTTTGCCAGTGGTGAGGTGGTACAGATTCATCCTTCTTCAGTGTTATTCCGTAAAAAACCAGATTGTGTAATTTTCAATGAGTTCGTGCAAACTAATAACAAATACATCCGCAATATCACTAAAATTGATCGACTTTGGCTTTTGGAACTGGCTCCCCATTATCATGCTCTGAAAAGCTAA
- the LOC103501587 gene encoding pre-mRNA-splicing factor ATP-dependent RNA helicase DEAH10 isoform X2, which produces MERQGLNVKVSNNDCKSENISRKRKLAEHRKSLPVASVENLLIQEVLRNDTLIIVGETGSGKTTQIPQFLFNAGFCRDGKAIGVTQPRRVAAVTVAKRVAEECGVEVGQKVGYSIRFEDVTSSSTRIKYMTDGLLLREALLDPYLSRYSVIIVDEAHERTVHTDVLLGFLKKVQKTRSRSLNDSFNTENVNTNGLVLKKGNNGKYVSSLRQHRGRKLPPLKLIIMSASLDARLFSEYFGGARAFRIPGRQYPVAISYTRKHVLDYSETTLITIFQIHLEESPGDILAFLTGQEEIESIENLAKETIQKLPESKRNLVVIPIYSALPSEQQLRVFAPTPPGVRKVILATNIAETSVTIPGIKYVIDPGFVKARTYDPNKGMESLIVFPTSKAQALQRSGRAGREGPGKCFRQYPEDMFYKLEDSTKPEIKRCNLSNVILQLTALGVDNVAEFDFLEAPPRQAIFKSLEQLILLGAIANDGKLSDPVGHQMARIPLDPIYSKALIVASQSNCLEEMLITVSMLSVESIFYHPREKQEEARAKMKCFSSPEGDHLTLINVYRSAVDFLNKKKLELNKDKLEKSLRKWCKENFINSRSLRHARDIHSDQASLCVPRLISRDNSSNPTTFGCQGN; this is translated from the exons ATGGAAAGACAGGGACTCAATGTCAAGGTCTCAAATAACGATTGCAAGAGTGAAAATATCTCCAG GAAGCGAAAACTTGCTGAACATAGAAAGTCACTTCCAGTAGCTTCCG TTGAAAATCTGCTCATACAAGAGGTGCTTAGAAACGATACATTGATTATCGTTGGTGAAACTGGGAGTGGAAAAACGACGC AAATACCACAATTCCTGTTTAATGCTGGATTTTGTCGAGATGGCAAAGCTATAGGGGTGACCCAACCTCGGCGTGTTGCTGCTGTCACTGTGGCCAAAAGAGTTGCTGAGGAATGTGGTGTTGAAGTGGGGCAAAAGGTTGGGTATTCTATTAGATTTGAGGATGTAACTTCTAGTTCCACAAGAATCAAGTACATGACAGATGGTCTACTGCTAAG GGAGGCATTATTGGACCCTTATCTTTCAAGATATTCAGTTATCATTGTTGATGAAGCTCATGAGAGAACGGTTCATACTGATGTATTGCTAGGATTTTTGAAAAAAGTGCAGAAAACAAGATCTAGGTCTTTGAATGACTCTTTTAATACAGAGAACGTGAATACTAATGGCCTAGTATTAAAAAAGGGAAATAATGGCAAATATGTAAGTTCCCTCAGGCAACATCGAGGAAGGAAACTGCCTCCATTGAAGTTAATTATCATGTCTGCCAGCTTAGATGCACGACTTTTTTCTGAGTACTTTGGTGGTGCAAGGGCTTTTCGTATCCCAGGCCGTCAATACCCAGTAGCTATATCTTATACTCGTAAGCATGTATTAGATTATTCGGAGACCACTCTTATTACTATATTTCAG ATTCATTTGGAGGAGAGTCCTGGTGACATACTTGCCTTTTTGACTGGGCAAGAGGAGATAGAATCTATTGAAAATCTTGCTAAGGAGACAATTCAAAAGTTACCTGAAAGCAAACGGAATTTAGTAGTTATACCGATATATTCGGCACTTCCATCGGAGCAACAATTGCGAGTTTTTGCCCCAACTCCACCTGGAGTTCGTAAG GTGATATTAGCGACAAATATTGCTGAGACATCTGTGACAATACCTGGAATCAAGTATGTTATTGATCCTGGATTTGTAAAAGCCCGCACTTATGATCCAAATAAAGGGATGGAGTCGTTGATTGTTTTTCCAACCTCAAAAGCACAAGCACTACAAAGGAG TGGGCGTGCAGGCCGTGAAGGACCTGGAAAATGCTTCCGTCAATATCCTGAGGATATGTTTTATAAACTTGAGGATTCAACAAAGCCGGAGATCAAGAGATGCAACCTTTCTAATGTCATTTTACAGTTGACGGCTTTAGGTGTTGATAATGTCGCGGAATTTGATTTCTTGGAAGCACCACCAAG GCAAGCTATTTTCAAGTCGTTGGAGCAGTTGATTCTGCTTGGGGCTATTGCCAATGACGGCAAACTATCTGATCCAGTAGGACATCAGATGGCTCGTATTCCGTTAGATCCAATATACTCTAAAGCTCTGATTGTTGCCAGTCAGTCCAACTGTTTGGAAGAAATGCTGATAACTGTGTCAATGCTGTCAGTGGAATCCATTTTTTACCATCCTCGTGAAAAGCAAGAAGAG GCAAGAGCTAAAATGAAATGTTTTTCAAGTCCAGAAGGTGATCATCTCACTCTAATCAATGTTTATCGATCTGCTGTGGATTTTTTGAATAAGAAAAAGTTGGAACTTAACAAAGACAAATTGGAGAAAAGCTTGAGAAAGTGGTGCAAAGAAAATTTTATCAATAGTAGATCTTTGAGACACGCACGTGACATTCACAG TGACCAGGCCAGCTTATGCGTGCCTCGATTAATCTCACGGGACAACTCGTCTaaccctacaacatttgggtgtcaaggaaactag